The following coding sequences are from one Bacillus sp. PK3_68 window:
- a CDS encoding LysR family transcriptional regulator — protein sequence MDLKKLVYFVTIAEEGQITRAAKRLHIAQPPLSMQLKSLEKELGVMLIKRDKGEFELTPEGATFYKRAKEVLNSINEMVTEVREEQEGIRGKLSIGTVMSCVPYLPPALKFFQEKYPDVSFQLFEEDSRRVEDLLQSKEIELGIVRLPLQSQNINNISIYPLQSDPLVAIQPADWNISKGKTISIEKLENQPLLILHGRGDYSVFHKFVEMCNIYGFNPKIVCESPDVTTLMKLADSGIGVAIVPKIAVQLMSKESLWCAEIIPEINSDTALIWLENQYMSKAAQNFKDVLLDLF from the coding sequence ATGGATTTAAAGAAGCTTGTCTATTTTGTAACAATTGCTGAAGAAGGACAAATCACACGTGCTGCAAAGCGTTTACATATTGCCCAACCTCCTCTAAGTATGCAATTGAAGTCTTTAGAAAAAGAACTAGGTGTAATGTTAATTAAACGAGATAAAGGGGAATTTGAATTAACACCTGAAGGGGCGACTTTTTATAAAAGAGCCAAAGAGGTATTAAATTCTATTAATGAAATGGTAACAGAAGTAAGGGAGGAGCAAGAAGGTATTAGGGGAAAACTATCTATTGGTACAGTCATGTCTTGTGTACCTTACCTACCTCCGGCGTTGAAATTTTTCCAAGAAAAGTATCCTGACGTTTCTTTTCAACTATTTGAGGAAGATTCCCGCAGAGTAGAGGATCTTCTGCAAAGTAAAGAAATTGAACTTGGAATCGTAAGATTACCTTTGCAGTCTCAAAATATAAATAACATTTCTATCTATCCGTTGCAGTCAGATCCACTTGTAGCTATTCAACCGGCTGATTGGAATATTTCTAAGGGGAAAACAATTTCAATAGAAAAATTGGAAAACCAGCCTCTTTTGATACTCCACGGCCGGGGAGATTATAGTGTTTTTCATAAATTTGTTGAGATGTGCAACATCTACGGGTTTAATCCAAAAATTGTTTGCGAAAGTCCAGATGTAACGACGTTGATGAAATTAGCAGATTCGGGAATCGGGGTTGCAATCGTTCCTAAAATAGCTGTGCAATTAATGTCAAAGGAGTCGTTATGGTGTGCAGAGATTATTCCAGAAATAAATTCTGATACCGCACTGATTTGGTTAGAAAATCAATATATGTCTAAAGCTGCACAAAATTTCAAGGATGTTTTACTTGATTTATTTTGA
- a CDS encoding UbiX family flavin prenyltransferase produces the protein MKIILAMTGATGAMFGVRLLQLLKGAGIETHLVMSSWAAVTIQDETPYTAKEVSDLADYSYSNKDLAAKISSGSFQVDGMIVAPCTMKTLASIRVGLGDNLITRAADVMLKERKKLVLVPRETPFNDIHLENMLTLSRMGTVILPPMPAFYNHPESLDDIFNHIAFRTLDQFNIHLPEAEEKRWNGLLQRK, from the coding sequence ATGAAAATAATTTTAGCAATGACTGGAGCCACGGGAGCCATGTTTGGTGTTCGTCTTTTACAGCTTCTTAAAGGGGCGGGCATTGAGACGCATCTCGTTATGTCTTCATGGGCAGCTGTAACCATACAAGATGAAACTCCTTATACGGCGAAAGAGGTTTCAGATCTGGCAGATTACTCGTATTCAAATAAAGATTTAGCGGCCAAAATTTCCAGCGGTTCGTTTCAAGTAGATGGAATGATTGTTGCTCCCTGTACAATGAAAACATTAGCCTCCATTCGTGTAGGTCTTGGTGATAATTTAATTACTCGCGCTGCAGATGTCATGTTAAAAGAACGCAAAAAGTTGGTATTGGTTCCACGGGAAACACCGTTCAACGATATACATCTTGAGAATATGTTGACTTTGTCGCGTATGGGAACCGTTATACTCCCTCCGATGCCAGCGTTTTATAATCATCCTGAGTCCCTGGATGACATATTTAACCATATCGCATTTCGAACACTAGATCAGTTCAACATACATCTGCCTGAAGCGGAAGAAAAACGCTGGAATGGACTTCTACAAAGAAAATAA
- a CDS encoding UbiD family decarboxylase, with product MKPIKSFREYVQTLKEYSEVVAISQEVDWNLEMSAIIRRAYELPSPAPLFKSVKDSTSGFEVLGAPVGLSPNKEHPFIRVALSLGLPIDTPAPELVEAWSHLPDVNPISPRLVTDGECKENKLFNDEIDLAKLPVPYLHVGDGGRYINTYGILIVRTPDGSWVNWSISRVMLEGPHTMAGVVIASQHLGKIYEEWKAIGKEMPFALCLGVDPGIAMIAGYPLPDNVNEGEMIGGWYGEPIDVVKCETSDLEVPASSEIVIEGTASLEEMIPEGPMGEYAGYTWVGHKKPVPRFHVTAMTHRNNPIMPVCVAGIPPEENHTNWGVAIAASIQHALRKKGLPIKECFIPLESAVHWLVVTVDSRQQRDDNEKLAHEIGETVFATRGGSYVPKVIVVDDDIDPSDINQVVWAMATRHHPDKRKAMLNQNVLPLVAYLDEKEKKEALTTKVIYNCLLPLNKWSEDKRPLEASFRSYPEDLRNHIIKNWKEYGF from the coding sequence ATGAAACCAATTAAAAGTTTTCGCGAGTATGTGCAAACTTTGAAGGAATACAGCGAAGTAGTTGCTATTAGTCAAGAGGTAGATTGGAATTTAGAAATGAGTGCTATCATTCGTCGAGCTTATGAACTCCCTTCCCCAGCTCCACTCTTTAAATCCGTAAAAGATAGTACCTCTGGATTTGAAGTGTTAGGAGCACCAGTAGGATTGAGCCCCAATAAGGAACATCCATTTATACGAGTGGCCCTCTCGCTCGGGTTACCAATAGATACCCCAGCTCCGGAGTTAGTCGAAGCATGGTCTCATCTTCCCGACGTTAACCCTATTTCCCCTCGTTTAGTTACAGATGGTGAGTGCAAGGAAAACAAATTGTTTAATGATGAGATTGACCTTGCTAAATTACCTGTACCATATCTGCATGTTGGAGATGGAGGACGTTACATTAATACTTACGGTATTCTTATCGTCCGTACACCTGATGGATCTTGGGTGAACTGGTCCATTTCACGTGTTATGCTCGAGGGACCTCATACAATGGCTGGTGTTGTTATCGCATCTCAGCATCTCGGGAAAATATACGAAGAATGGAAAGCAATAGGAAAGGAGATGCCGTTTGCCTTATGTCTAGGTGTAGATCCTGGCATTGCGATGATAGCAGGTTATCCGCTTCCTGATAATGTGAATGAAGGTGAAATGATTGGAGGGTGGTATGGTGAACCAATCGATGTTGTCAAATGCGAGACCAGTGATTTAGAGGTACCTGCTTCAAGTGAGATTGTGATTGAAGGAACCGCCTCCCTAGAAGAGATGATTCCAGAAGGTCCAATGGGTGAATATGCTGGCTATACATGGGTTGGTCATAAAAAACCAGTACCACGCTTTCACGTGACAGCCATGACACATCGAAATAATCCAATCATGCCAGTATGTGTAGCCGGTATTCCACCGGAAGAAAATCATACCAATTGGGGCGTGGCTATTGCAGCAAGCATTCAACATGCGCTGCGAAAAAAAGGATTACCTATTAAAGAATGCTTTATTCCATTAGAATCAGCTGTACATTGGCTTGTTGTCACTGTAGATAGCCGTCAACAAAGAGATGATAATGAAAAGCTGGCTCATGAAATTGGCGAAACCGTGTTTGCTACTAGAGGTGGTTCTTACGTCCCTAAAGTAATTGTTGTAGATGACGATATTGATCCAAGTGACATTAATCAAGTCGTGTGGGCTATGGCCACCCGCCATCATCCGGATAAAAGAAAAGCTATGCTTAACCAAAATGTCTTACCTCTTGTTGCCTACCTAGATGAAAAAGAAAAGAAAGAAGCACTTACCACAAAGGTAATTTATAACTGTTTATTGCCTTTAAACAAGTGGTCTGAGGATAAGAGACCCCTTGAAGCATCGTTTAGGAGTTATCCTGAAGATTTACGTAATCATATTATTAAAAACTGGAAAGAATACGGGTTTTGA